A window of Polyodon spathula isolate WHYD16114869_AA chromosome 30, ASM1765450v1, whole genome shotgun sequence contains these coding sequences:
- the LOC121302705 gene encoding ubiquitin carboxyl-terminal hydrolase 35-like yields the protein MDRILDAVMVSPHSEAVKRGMVRRVLESAPQPLDSAQCRAMYEVSTKLFLLGDSEFERDVGREVLEAFAQHHSQEFEQFFNMRFVLNLLHVGYGPLEKRSHQIFHYIQTGLRFVADSPSSLDLFHLLQIEVLRIVCERPGPKLCARVSKLLSLYPQCIPSGNLQTVFCQQLILSISHFQCKSDGDDEILKFLENVTKASGMLQGVWRNNVAAILPSLKELFIVISSPGEGGSVPSNALASVVQYVPLELMDAVVRNLTNDKNISDAQMLTAISRMVDWLSWPLTRNIDKWIIALMKGVAAVNKFRILIEVTLMKIEQVFSKLFYPVVREGAVSVLSYMLLSFQQSPEAFHLLLPQIPQLILSITREESDSGRDFLVQLAQLIHCLIFRFTGFPDIYEPVLGALKDLPVPSENRIKQLLGQNAWATQKSDLASYCHRVPAKNDTGKTGLVNLGNTCYMNSVIQALFMASDFRHRVLHLTQCDALSLMMKLQSLFAFLERSQRPTISPESFLTASCPPWFNPGAQQDCSEYLRYLLDRLHEEEKTNSNTIQNLRCLSIAGGIENSESTGRTLIQKMFGGKMVTRIRCLHCENISRREEVFTDLSLALPPPRTSLSGSFIIDPVQPVVEEIGPSSQIPTSKPQRQAPQSPSNDKKPLKQEELSVCVVPVETIGSMEQTMPYYSNECPLGNSMSAVTSDEQTHGTEACRSITDLINYFLSPEMLTGENKYHCQKCSTLRDAEKVVEVTEGPHYLILTLLRFSFDIGTMRRRKISDNVSIPLVLKLPVRVSSREQGCNSAGNLEPKPGGSAYESLTYDLCSVVVHSGVSSESGHYYCYAREYVGSGFEKHSKGSTGAPAAANQTAAESQWFLFNDTRVSYSSFESVTNVTTYFPKDTAYVMFYRKRPSHQTESESEFISASENLYREEPLPKHLSEAITKDNMMYLQEQERAARYRAASSSAMAASPVWLRRQRGDGGVGHRNQEIQSLHCP from the exons ATGGACAGGATCCTTGATGCAGTGATGGTCTCCCCCCACTCTGAAGCCGTGAAACGTGGCATGGTGCGACGAGTGCTAGAATCAGCACCACAGCCTCTGGACAGCGCCCAGTGCCGGGCCATGTACGAGGTGTCCACCAAGCTCTTCCTGCTGGGCGACTCTGAATTTGAGAGGGACGTGGGCAGGGAGGTCCTGGAGGCCTTCGCCCAACACCACTCGCAGGAGTTCGAGCAGTTTTTCAACATGAGGTTTGTGCTCAATCTCCTCCATGTAGGGTATGGACCCCTGGAAAAGAGGAGCCACCAGATCTTCCACTATATCCAGACGGGACTGCGGTTTGTAGCGGACAGCCCTTCCTCCTTGGACCTTTTCCACCTGCTGCAGATCGAGGTGCTCAGGATCGTGTGCGAGAGGCCTGGCCCCAAGCTGTGTGCCAGAGTGAGCAAGCTGCTGAGCCTGTACCCGCAGTGCATCCCGAGTGGGAACCTGCAGACAGTGTTCTGTCAGCAGCTCATCCTGAGCATCAGCCACTTCCAATGCAAGTCTGACGGGGACGATGAAATCCTCAAGTTCTTGGAGAACGTGACCAAAGCCAGCGGGATGCTACAGGGAGTTTGGAGGAACAATGTGGCTGCCATCCTGCCTTCCCTAAAAGAGCTGTTTATTGTGATCTCCTCGCCCGGAG AAGGGGGCAGTGTCCCATCCAATGCCCTGGCCAGTGTGGTCCAGTATGTGCCCCTGGAACTAATGGATGCTGTGGTTAGGAACCTCACTAATGATAAAAACATCTCTGATGCACAGATGCTGACAGCCATCAGTAG gatGGTGGACTGGTTGTCGTGGCCATTAACCAGAAACATTGATAAGTGGATCATTGCCTTAATGAAAGGCGTGGCCGCTGTGAATAAATTCAGGATCTTAATTGAGGTGACTCTTATGAAGATTGAACAG GTTTTCTCTAAGTTGTTCTACCCAGTTGTAAGAGAGGGGGCTGTGTCTGTGCTGTCCTACATGCTGCTGAGTTTTCAACAGTCCCCTGAGGCATTTCACCTG CTGCTGCCTCAGATTCCCCAGCTGATTTTGTCTATCACCAGAGAAGAGTCGGACTCCGGAAGAGACTTTCTCGTGCAGCTCGCCCAGTTAATTCACTGTCTCATCTTCAGGTTTACGGGGTTCCCAGACATCTACGAACCAGTTTTGGGGGCCCTGAAG GATCTCCCAGTCCCCAGTGAAAACAGGATAAAGCAGCTGCTTGGGCAGAATGCCTGGGCCACCCAGAAGAGCGACCTGGCTTCATACTGCCACAGAGTCCCTGCTAAGAACGACACCGGGAAAACCGGTCTGGTGAACCTGGGAAACACCTGCTACATGAACAGCGTTATCCAAGCTCTCTTCATGGCCTCCGA CTTCAGGCACAGAGTTTTGCATTTAACGCAGTGTGATGCCCTGTCACTCATGATGAAACTACAGAGTCTCTTTGCTTTTCTTGAACGCAGTCAG CGGCCAACCATTTCTCCAGAGAGCTTCCTGACGGCATCCTGCCCACCGTGGTTTAACCCTGGAGCTCAGCAAGACTGTTCTGAATACCTCAGGTATCTGCTAGACAG ACTGCATGAAGAAGAGAAGACCAACAGCAATACCATTCAAAACCTGCGCTGCCTGTCCATAGCAGGTggtattgaaaacagtgaaagcACTGGCAGGACTCTGATTCAGAAGATGTTCGGTGGAAAGATGGTGACCAGGATTCGTTGCCTTCACTGCGAGAACATCTCCCGGAGAGAGGAAGTCTTTACTGACCTGTCCTTGGCCCTGCCACCACCAAGGACCAGTCTTTCAGGAAGTTTCATCATTGACCCTGTACAACCGGTTGTGGAGGAGATAGGACCATCAAGCCAAATACCAACTTCCAAACCACAACGACAAGCCCCTCAGTCACCAAGCAATGACAAAAAGCCACTGAAACAGGAGGAACTTTCTGTATGTGTTGTCCCAGTGGAGACTATTGGGAGCATGGAACAAACAATGCCTTATTATTCAAATGAATGTCCTTTAGGTAACTCCATGTCTGCAGTGACTTCAGACGAGCAGACACATGGTACAGAAGCCTGCAGATCAATCACGGACCTAATCAACTACTTTTTGTCTCCTGAAATGTTGACTGGGGAAAACAAGTACCATTGCCAGAAGTGTTCTACCTTACGTGATGCCGAGAAGGTAGTGGAGGTGACAGAAGGACCTCATTACCTTATCCTAACCCTTCTGAGGTTCTCCTTCGACATCGGAACCATGAGGAGAAGAAAGATCTCTGACAACGTCTCTATTCCTCTAGTTCTGAAACTACCAGTCAGGGTCAGTTCAAGAGAGCAGGGCTGTAACAGCGCTGGGAATCTGGAGCCTAAGCCAGGAGGAAGTGCTTATGAATCCTTGACCTATGATCTGTGCAGTGTGGTAGTGCATTCTGGGGTATCTTCAGAGAGCGGCCACTACTACTGCTATGCAAGGGAGTATGTGGGCAGTGgctttgagaaacacagcaaaggTAGCACAGGTGCCCCAGCCGCTGCCAATCAGACCGCCGCTGAAAGCCAGTGGTTCTTATTTAATGACACCCGGGTCTCCTATTCCTCCTTTGAGTCGGTTACCAATGTAACCACCTACTTCCCCAAAGACACGGCGTACGTCATGTTCTACAGAAAGAGACCCTCTCACCAGACTGAGAGTGAAAGCGAATTCATATCAGCTTCTGAAAATCTGTACAGAGAAGAGCCACTGCCCAAACATCTGAGTGAAGCAATTACTAAAGATAACATGATGTATTTACAG GAACAAGAAAGAGCAGCGAGATACAGAGCTGCATCCTCATCTGCCATGGCGGCATCTCCAGTGTGGCTGAGGAGACAGAGAGGCGATG GTGGTGTAGGCCACAGGAACCAGGAGATCCAGTCCCTACACTGCCCTTGA